The Deltaproteobacteria bacterium genome includes a region encoding these proteins:
- a CDS encoding sulfotransferase yields the protein MSFQERLIFLIGSPRSGTTLLQRMLGSHSRIHTLPEPHLMTPLAHLGYYATVDKAPYDHINAAEANRELVTHLPRQEEDYLDACRAYADTIYERLLEPTGKERFLDKTPAYGLILDFLQKVYPDAGYVVLTRHPVAILHSFAHSFFDGDYRKAWEFNPIPARYVPAMARFLREKPVSMVHLRYEDLVAEPEVGLGRICEHLGLPMEAAAVEYGSHSHVKGSFGDPITVNAHQRPVKDKAQRWASDLAADAEAREFVQQVMETLDPADLELWGYPKDELFAPLADAGAAPTKLSPFNGYRLRRKLMLGLKTPVQQDSLGLGRAVRRVRYYCDVLLRE from the coding sequence ATGAGCTTCCAGGAGCGCCTCATCTTCCTCATCGGCTCCCCCCGCTCGGGGACCACCCTCCTGCAGCGGATGCTCGGATCCCACAGCCGGATCCACACCCTGCCCGAGCCCCACCTGATGACCCCGCTGGCGCACCTGGGCTACTACGCCACGGTCGACAAGGCGCCCTACGACCACATCAACGCCGCCGAGGCGAACCGGGAGCTGGTCACCCACCTCCCCCGCCAGGAAGAGGACTACCTCGACGCCTGCCGGGCCTACGCCGACACGATCTACGAGCGCCTCCTCGAGCCCACCGGCAAGGAGCGCTTCCTCGACAAGACCCCGGCCTACGGGCTCATCCTGGACTTCCTCCAGAAGGTCTACCCCGACGCCGGCTACGTGGTGCTCACCCGCCACCCGGTGGCCATCCTCCACTCCTTCGCCCACTCCTTCTTCGACGGCGACTATCGCAAGGCCTGGGAGTTCAACCCCATCCCGGCGCGCTACGTGCCGGCCATGGCCCGCTTCCTCCGCGAGAAGCCGGTCTCGATGGTTCACCTGCGCTACGAGGATCTGGTCGCGGAGCCGGAGGTGGGCCTCGGCCGGATCTGCGAGCACCTCGGCCTGCCCATGGAGGCGGCGGCGGTCGAGTACGGCAGCCACAGCCACGTGAAGGGCTCCTTCGGCGACCCCATCACCGTGAACGCCCACCAGCGCCCGGTGAAGGACAAGGCCCAGAGGTGGGCCAGCGATCTGGCCGCCGACGCCGAGGCGCGCGAGTTCGTGCAGCAGGTGATGGAGACCCTCGACCCGGCGGATCTGGAGCTCTGGGGCTATCCCAAGGACGAGCTCTTCGCCCCCCTCGCCGACGCGGGCGCGGCCCCGACGAAGCTCTCGCCCTTCAACGGCTACCGCCTGCGCCGCAAGCTGATGCTGGGCCTGAAGACCCCGGTGCAGCAGGACAGCCTCGGCCTCGGCCGGGCCGTGCGCCGGGTGCGCTACTACTGCGACGTGCTCCTGCGCGAGTGA
- a CDS encoding sigma 54-interacting transcriptional regulator has protein sequence MAELFIHRGKTPLLRLPIDRDRLLLGSGSDCHLVLPREAAPRQQAELRFGDEGWSLHNLTPEGTRLDARTVQESAPLTDGAVIGLASDWTVVFRLGEATSPGETRRRAGSGKTRALPDPLPRSQAGELVLRWRRGDESGSRPLGEGPLTLGSDEGNDLVLPDPFASAFHARLLCREGGWWLEDLDSTNGTTVGGLPVERIGLEPGAVVRIGETELFLERPEDRALAGRWGILTRHPALEQVLDQVERVAASEATVTIFGESGSGKELIARAVHLASPRGEGPYIPVNCAAISKELIESELFGHEKGSFTGAHHHRRGAFEEAIGGTLFLDEVGELPLDLQAKLLRALELKEIRRVGSSKPIEVDVRIVAATNRNLQQEVEAGRFREDLFYRLFVVPLTLPPLRQRPEDIELLARYFLLKAAPVAPAPELSAGALALLHGHPWPGNVRELKNTLERALLLREGVDIEPGDITFAAASSPTLAPDAISVTNKTLAEIEREAIRVVLEAMGGNRRKTAKVLGMARSTLQVRLKEMGLVGIEGED, from the coding sequence ATGGCCGAGCTCTTCATCCACCGGGGCAAGACCCCCCTCCTTCGCCTCCCCATCGATCGCGACCGCCTCCTCCTGGGCTCGGGCTCCGACTGCCACCTGGTCCTGCCCCGGGAGGCGGCGCCCCGTCAGCAGGCCGAGCTTCGCTTCGGTGACGAGGGCTGGAGCCTCCACAACCTCACCCCCGAGGGCACCCGCCTCGACGCCCGGACCGTCCAGGAGAGCGCGCCCCTCACCGACGGTGCGGTGATCGGGCTGGCCTCCGACTGGACCGTGGTCTTCCGCCTCGGCGAGGCCACCAGCCCCGGCGAGACCCGCCGCCGCGCCGGCTCCGGGAAGACCCGGGCCCTCCCCGACCCGCTGCCGCGCAGCCAGGCGGGCGAGCTCGTGCTGCGCTGGCGCCGGGGGGACGAGAGCGGCAGCCGCCCCCTGGGGGAGGGACCGCTGACCCTCGGCAGCGACGAGGGCAACGACCTCGTCCTCCCGGATCCCTTCGCCTCGGCCTTCCACGCCCGCCTCCTCTGCCGGGAGGGGGGCTGGTGGCTCGAGGACCTCGACTCGACCAACGGGACCACCGTCGGCGGCCTGCCGGTGGAGCGGATCGGCCTCGAGCCGGGGGCGGTGGTCCGCATCGGCGAGACCGAGCTCTTCCTGGAGCGCCCCGAGGACCGCGCCCTCGCGGGCCGCTGGGGCATCCTCACCCGCCACCCCGCCCTCGAGCAGGTCCTCGATCAGGTCGAGCGGGTGGCTGCCTCCGAGGCCACGGTGACCATCTTCGGGGAGTCGGGCTCGGGCAAGGAGCTGATCGCCCGCGCCGTGCACCTGGCCAGCCCCCGCGGCGAGGGGCCCTACATCCCGGTGAACTGCGCGGCGATCTCCAAGGAGCTGATCGAGAGCGAGCTCTTCGGCCACGAGAAGGGCTCCTTCACCGGCGCCCACCACCACCGCCGCGGCGCCTTCGAGGAGGCCATCGGCGGCACCCTCTTCCTCGACGAGGTCGGCGAGCTCCCCCTCGATCTCCAGGCGAAGCTGCTCCGGGCGCTGGAGCTGAAGGAGATCCGGCGGGTGGGCTCCAGCAAGCCCATCGAGGTGGACGTCCGCATCGTCGCGGCGACCAACCGCAACCTCCAGCAGGAGGTCGAGGCCGGCCGCTTCCGCGAGGACCTCTTCTATCGCCTCTTCGTGGTGCCCCTCACCCTTCCTCCCCTGCGGCAGCGTCCGGAGGACATCGAGCTCCTCGCCCGCTACTTCCTGCTCAAGGCCGCGCCCGTCGCGCCGGCCCCCGAGCTCTCGGCCGGGGCCCTCGCCCTCCTGCATGGCCACCCCTGGCCGGGCAACGTGCGCGAGCTGAAGAACACCCTCGAGCGCGCCCTGCTCCTGCGCGAGGGGGTGGACATCGAGCCCGGGGACATCACCTTCGCCGCCGCCTCCTCGCCCACCCTCGCCCCGGACGCCATCTCGGTGACGAACAAGACCCTCGCCGAGATCGAGCGCGAGGCCATCCGGGTCGTCCTCGAGGCCATGGGCGGCAACCGCCGCAAGACCGCGAAGGTCCTGGGCATGGCCCGCTCGACCCTCCAGGTCCGCCTCAAGGAGATGGGCCTGGTGGGGATCGAGGGCGAGGACTGA
- a CDS encoding phospholipase D-like domain-containing protein, producing MLRTPGACLLTLALLCSACGEGADTAGLSADHPVYGKADGVGGCETARALSFVNDAGTTDEVLAGLGVRSRARKNLLAHRDGPDGLPGTEDDDLFDDLAELDAVPYVGPATLDLIVARGVEAGAPCLVSLPGRAEVIFSPQPWQSSHLARVTEAIEAAQETLDLAMYSLSDGTVVQALEDASHRGVSIRLLYEGASEDRKDPAGTRSARLEDAGIDVRWINKIMHHKFAILDGPRYDPAKAATARLISGSANWSYSAGTKYDENTLFLEGNAELALRLQAEFDHLWNNSREVVWNAALETEYTSNVDAAAIAEVDIPAVDAAFTSANFRVYDSASNGPTFSVNRGENEIADRLVALIEGAERQILVASGHLRSRPVSEALIAKRRADPGVEIRVMLDNQEYISESYHDTQVRELDDCLAAATTETQTANCLDSGFLFGYQIHTEGIDTRFKTYAYRWHYSYAIQMHHKYLVIDGKTLVTGSYNLSDNAEHNTMENMLFFDVRSFPELLEAYVLNFETVWNQGRAGGLYEARMDEIVNGTGAEIEIVFDPMSLDWQQVTDLKTALRTHCSDLNSTDFLANPQAHHTCKRN from the coding sequence ATGCTCCGCACCCCCGGCGCCTGCCTCCTCACCCTCGCCCTCCTCTGCTCCGCCTGCGGTGAGGGCGCCGACACCGCCGGGCTCTCCGCCGACCACCCGGTCTACGGCAAGGCCGACGGGGTCGGCGGCTGCGAGACGGCCCGGGCGCTCTCCTTCGTCAACGACGCCGGCACCACCGACGAGGTCCTGGCCGGGCTCGGCGTCCGCAGCCGCGCCCGCAAGAACCTCCTGGCGCACCGCGACGGCCCGGACGGCCTGCCCGGCACCGAGGACGACGATCTCTTCGACGATCTGGCCGAGCTCGACGCCGTCCCCTACGTCGGCCCGGCGACCCTCGACCTCATCGTCGCGCGCGGCGTCGAGGCCGGCGCCCCCTGCCTGGTCTCCCTCCCCGGCCGGGCCGAGGTGATCTTCTCCCCCCAGCCCTGGCAGAGCTCGCACCTCGCCCGGGTGACCGAGGCGATCGAGGCCGCACAGGAGACCCTCGACCTAGCGATGTACAGCCTCTCCGACGGAACCGTCGTGCAGGCCCTGGAGGACGCGAGCCACCGGGGCGTCTCGATCCGGCTCCTCTACGAGGGGGCCTCCGAGGACCGCAAGGATCCGGCCGGCACCCGCTCGGCCCGCCTGGAGGACGCGGGCATCGACGTGCGCTGGATCAACAAGATCATGCACCACAAGTTCGCCATCCTCGACGGCCCCCGCTACGACCCCGCGAAGGCCGCCACCGCTCGCCTGATCTCCGGCAGCGCCAACTGGTCCTACTCGGCGGGCACCAAGTACGACGAGAACACCCTCTTCCTGGAGGGCAACGCCGAGCTGGCCCTGCGTCTGCAGGCCGAGTTCGACCACCTCTGGAACAACTCCCGGGAGGTGGTGTGGAACGCGGCGCTCGAGACCGAGTACACCTCGAACGTGGACGCGGCGGCGATCGCCGAGGTCGACATCCCCGCGGTGGACGCCGCCTTCACCTCCGCCAACTTCCGGGTCTACGACTCGGCCAGCAACGGTCCGACCTTCAGCGTGAACCGGGGCGAGAACGAGATCGCCGATCGCCTGGTCGCGCTGATCGAGGGCGCCGAGCGCCAGATCCTCGTCGCCTCCGGGCACCTGCGCTCGCGGCCGGTCTCCGAGGCCCTGATCGCCAAGCGCCGGGCCGATCCCGGCGTCGAGATCCGGGTGATGCTCGACAACCAGGAGTACATCTCGGAGAGCTACCACGACACCCAGGTGCGCGAGCTCGACGACTGCCTGGCGGCCGCCACCACCGAGACCCAGACCGCCAACTGCCTCGATAGCGGCTTCCTCTTCGGCTACCAGATCCACACCGAGGGCATCGACACCCGCTTCAAGACCTACGCCTACCGCTGGCACTACAGCTACGCCATCCAGATGCACCACAAGTACCTGGTGATCGACGGCAAGACCCTGGTGACCGGCTCCTACAACCTCTCGGACAACGCCGAGCACAACACGATGGAGAACATGCTCTTCTTCGACGTGCGCAGCTTCCCCGAGCTGCTCGAGGCCTACGTCCTGAACTTCGAGACGGTCTGGAACCAGGGCCGCGCCGGGGGCCTCTACGAGGCGCGGATGGACGAGATCGTGAACGGCACCGGCGCCGAGATCGAGATCGTCTTCGATCCGATGAGCCTCGACTGGCAGCAGGTCACCGACCTGAAGACCGCCCTGCGGACCCACTGCAGCGACCTCAACAGCACCGACTTCCTCGCGAACCCGCAGGCCCACCACACCTGCAAGCGCAACTGA
- a CDS encoding FKBP-type peptidyl-prolyl cis-trans isomerase codes for MNRLNVPVALAASLSFLLCACPSGQSTVSGEEQGGEKAAEAAAEAPAAEKPTAEKPEAPPAARPAPPIGDLPAPPDVAAPPADAEKTQSGLASKVLTAGTGKEHPTATDIVKVHYTGWQTDGKMFDSSVKRGQPTSFPLNRVIAGWTEGVQLMVEGEKRRFWIPQELAYQGRPGPPAGMLVFDVELIAIITPKTPADVAAAPADAQKTDSGLASKVISAGTGTVHPTAESVVQVDYSGWTTDGKMFDSSVTRGRPATFPLNGVIAGWTEGVQLMVEGETRRLWIPQELAYQGKPGAPAGMLVFDVTLIKILK; via the coding sequence ATGAACCGACTCAACGTCCCCGTCGCCCTCGCCGCAAGCCTCTCCTTCCTCCTCTGCGCCTGCCCCTCCGGGCAGAGCACCGTCTCGGGGGAGGAGCAGGGAGGCGAGAAGGCCGCCGAGGCCGCCGCTGAAGCTCCCGCTGCCGAGAAACCCACCGCCGAGAAGCCCGAGGCACCGCCGGCCGCCCGGCCCGCGCCGCCCATCGGCGACCTCCCGGCGCCCCCGGACGTGGCCGCCCCGCCGGCCGACGCCGAGAAGACGCAGTCGGGCCTGGCCTCGAAGGTCCTCACCGCCGGGACGGGCAAGGAGCACCCCACCGCCACCGACATCGTGAAGGTGCACTACACCGGCTGGCAGACCGACGGAAAGATGTTCGACTCCTCGGTGAAGCGCGGGCAGCCCACCAGCTTCCCCCTCAACCGGGTCATCGCCGGCTGGACCGAGGGCGTGCAGCTGATGGTCGAGGGCGAGAAGCGCCGCTTCTGGATCCCCCAGGAGCTGGCCTACCAGGGCCGCCCGGGGCCGCCGGCCGGCATGCTGGTCTTCGACGTGGAGCTGATCGCCATCATCACCCCGAAGACCCCCGCCGACGTCGCCGCCGCGCCGGCTGACGCCCAGAAGACCGACTCGGGCCTCGCCTCGAAGGTGATCAGCGCGGGCACCGGCACCGTGCACCCCACCGCCGAGAGCGTGGTGCAGGTGGACTACTCGGGCTGGACCACCGACGGGAAGATGTTCGACTCGTCCGTGACCCGCGGCCGCCCGGCCACCTTCCCCCTCAACGGCGTCATCGCCGGCTGGACCGAGGGCGTGCAGCTGATGGTCGAGGGTGAGACCCGCCGCCTCTGGATCCCCCAGGAGCTCGCCTACCAGGGCAAGCCCGGGGCGCCGGCCGGCATGCTCGTCTTCGACGTGACCCTGATCAAGATCCTCAAGTAG
- a CDS encoding RNA polymerase subunit sigma has protein sequence MSLLPTEVTELLPGLLADGPLLFLTGAGISAESGIPTFRGKEGYWTVGSQNYRPEELATRRAFGQMREEVWAWYLYRRSVCRAAEPNAAHHALVELEQVLGDGFLLVTQNVDGLHLRAGNTLERTYQIHGNIDFHRCWRECSPPVLLPEALGETWERGQSVDVATDALLVCEACGGPSRPHVLWFDECYDEENFRFNSSLMAIREASGLVIVGTSGATNLPTQLAANAYERGIPVIAIGPDETPFTRIAEEGPGAFLRGTATEWVPVLADALIEAST, from the coding sequence ATGAGCCTGCTCCCCACCGAGGTCACCGAGCTCCTCCCCGGCCTGCTCGCGGACGGCCCCCTCCTCTTCCTCACCGGCGCCGGGATCTCCGCCGAGAGCGGCATCCCCACCTTCCGGGGCAAGGAGGGCTACTGGACCGTGGGCTCGCAGAACTACCGGCCGGAGGAGCTGGCCACCCGCCGGGCCTTCGGCCAGATGCGGGAGGAGGTCTGGGCCTGGTACCTCTACCGCCGCAGCGTCTGCCGCGCCGCCGAGCCCAACGCCGCCCACCACGCGCTGGTGGAGCTCGAGCAGGTCCTGGGCGACGGCTTCCTCCTGGTCACCCAGAACGTGGACGGCCTCCACCTTCGCGCGGGCAACACCCTCGAGCGCACCTACCAGATCCACGGCAACATCGACTTCCACCGCTGCTGGCGCGAGTGCTCGCCGCCGGTGCTCCTCCCCGAGGCCCTCGGCGAGACCTGGGAGAGGGGCCAGTCCGTGGACGTGGCCACCGACGCCCTGCTGGTGTGCGAGGCCTGCGGCGGGCCGAGCCGGCCCCACGTGCTCTGGTTCGACGAGTGCTACGACGAGGAGAACTTCCGCTTCAACTCCTCGCTGATGGCGATCCGCGAGGCCAGCGGCCTCGTGATCGTGGGGACCTCGGGGGCCACCAACCTGCCCACGCAGCTGGCGGCGAACGCCTACGAGCGGGGGATCCCGGTGATCGCGATCGGGCCCGACGAGACCCCCTTCACGCGGATCGCGGAGGAGGGTCCCGGGGCCTTCCTGCGGGGGACGGCCACCGAGTGGGTGCCCGTCCTCGCCGACGCGCTGATCGAGGCCTCTACTTGA